A genomic window from Roseofilum casamattae BLCC-M143 includes:
- a CDS encoding YrhK family protein — translation MPHLITNRARQHNLMSDRPAGHLHFSWESVNAILYLIGGFAFIIGSIFFLPRYEESIAVGVWSYFGGSCLYAIVTIHDLLESISHLRSQNYVTRAHLTELYAAIFYTIGTLLFIAGSLFFLPQIELITAGVGCFITGSILFLIGSCINVLQITQAGSLLTLQLLNATAICFLLGSVLFLVASIPYLWTITNQQERNLLFTYVAWEYIVGSFLFWNGGIFNYYRAILVADRHRELALRAKED, via the coding sequence GTGCCACACTTAATTACCAATCGCGCCCGACAACACAATCTGATGAGCGATCGCCCTGCAGGACATCTCCATTTTTCCTGGGAATCTGTTAATGCAATTCTTTATCTCATTGGCGGATTTGCATTCATTATCGGTAGTATTTTCTTCCTGCCTCGATATGAGGAATCGATCGCTGTTGGAGTTTGGAGCTATTTTGGCGGATCGTGTCTCTATGCCATTGTCACGATCCATGATTTACTTGAATCCATTAGCCATCTGAGATCTCAAAATTACGTGACGAGAGCGCACTTAACCGAGTTATATGCAGCAATTTTTTATACAATCGGGACTCTTCTATTTATTGCTGGTAGTCTTTTCTTTTTACCGCAAATTGAATTGATTACTGCAGGTGTTGGATGCTTTATTACGGGCAGCATTCTCTTCCTAATTGGATCGTGCATTAACGTTCTACAAATCACTCAAGCTGGCTCTTTATTGACTCTACAGTTATTGAATGCAACCGCTATCTGTTTTCTCTTGGGGTCGGTTCTGTTTCTGGTCGCGTCAATTCCCTACCTTTGGACTATTACTAACCAACAGGAGCGAAATCTATTATTCACTTACGTCGCTTGGGAATATATCGTTGGCAGCTTTCTCTTTTGGAATGGTGGAATTTTTAATTATTATCGAGCAATTCTAGTTGCCGATCGCCACCGAGAATTGGCATTGAGAGCCAAGGAAGACTAG
- a CDS encoding peptidoglycan recognition protein family protein, giving the protein MGQIIRKIYLHWSATHYNWSVPGHYHTVVMGDGTVKRHTGYDQMLRTHTYARNANSVSLCCACMGGVAWRDYPPTEIQIDNMCKEVASLALDLGWEPSDITISRVLTHAEAAANKDFSKWQAWRATGVSFNTARWRGLPHDNYGPISWNDGWPGGTAERWDWWQLKSSDPRGVGGDLLREKVRNFMQAEADPELQKIENYQQETECKLYFDGRVVSTGYILADNRCYARLLDLTSPFKIRIGKVQSGNIRYINLVSDNYKPKHLTDAPIIPNFPNVDIYINRPLDTEGNDISDQDFPVQPFIQGVLLKRSTYVILADFCKELGIDYAYRGADKSIHLGTKTAPSL; this is encoded by the coding sequence ATGGGTCAAATCATTCGGAAAATCTATCTGCACTGGAGCGCTACTCACTATAATTGGTCCGTTCCCGGACACTACCACACGGTAGTCATGGGGGATGGAACTGTGAAGCGCCACACGGGCTACGACCAAATGTTGCGGACTCATACCTATGCCCGCAATGCCAACTCCGTCAGCTTGTGTTGTGCTTGTATGGGAGGAGTTGCTTGGCGAGACTATCCTCCGACGGAGATCCAAATTGACAACATGTGTAAAGAAGTGGCCTCTCTCGCCCTAGATTTGGGTTGGGAACCGAGCGATATTACCATTTCTCGAGTGTTAACTCACGCGGAAGCGGCGGCGAATAAAGACTTTTCTAAGTGGCAAGCGTGGCGCGCGACTGGAGTATCGTTTAATACGGCAAGATGGCGTGGCTTGCCCCATGATAATTACGGTCCGATCAGTTGGAATGACGGCTGGCCTGGCGGTACGGCTGAACGCTGGGATTGGTGGCAGCTAAAATCGTCTGACCCCAGAGGAGTCGGTGGCGATCTGCTCCGCGAGAAAGTTCGTAACTTTATGCAAGCCGAGGCCGATCCGGAGTTGCAAAAGATTGAGAACTATCAACAAGAGACCGAATGTAAGCTCTATTTTGACGGTCGAGTGGTTTCGACGGGATATATTCTGGCGGATAATCGCTGTTACGCTCGCTTATTGGATTTGACCTCGCCGTTTAAAATCCGCATTGGTAAAGTGCAAAGTGGAAATATCCGCTACATTAACTTGGTTTCCGATAACTACAAACCGAAGCATTTAACCGATGCTCCGATTATTCCCAATTTTCCTAACGTTGATATTTATATCAATCGACCGTTGGATACTGAGGGTAATGATATTAGCGACCAAGATTTTCCCGTGCAACCTTTCATTCAAGGGGTCTTGCTCAAGCGTTCGACTTACGTGATTCTTGCGGATTTCTGTAAGGAGTTGGGTATTGATTATGCCTATCGAGGTGCGGATAAGTCAATTCACTTGGGAACGAAAACGGCGCCTTCTCTGTAA
- a CDS encoding GGDEF domain-containing protein: MNQGSKSNCSAIASSNSSEDLGQGTERRTSVYREWQESTIVDRLQTSISITLAGVFVLALLEAILYGEEFASQLLGSRIVTLFALLGCWGLQRTPFARRHATLLLLSLSWSVTLLPQILGTVAGVSQFQPQVWLVMFVGQAAAIPVCSKVHAIAQIVAVAYFCLNHWLLRLPLSDLSDPVDLRSFLFLAIAGITSYFIIQQYERLSHAEWSVRQELDIVKKQVKNLTLYDGLTQLPNRRRFNEYIEQEWRRMKRDLKPLSLIVCRLDYFKPYVYSYGSQTSNECLKTIADAIQTVVKRPADMIARYRGEMFAILLPQTNAEGAMQVATYIHSEISSLKLVHPNSPISPYVTVSLGVSSAVPSNEDSEVTLIVTAGEALAEAQALGGDNIILKAANSGKVSKRRVDANTMDGE, encoded by the coding sequence ATGAATCAGGGATCTAAGTCAAATTGTTCTGCTATTGCTTCCTCAAACTCCTCAGAAGACTTGGGGCAAGGTACAGAACGCAGAACTTCTGTCTATCGCGAATGGCAGGAGTCAACGATTGTAGATCGCCTGCAAACTAGTATTTCGATTACTCTGGCTGGGGTGTTTGTTTTAGCATTATTAGAAGCGATTCTGTACGGGGAGGAATTTGCCAGTCAGTTGCTCGGTTCGCGCATTGTCACTCTGTTTGCCTTGTTGGGATGTTGGGGGTTGCAACGGACTCCTTTTGCTCGGCGCCACGCTACACTGTTGCTGTTGAGCTTATCTTGGTCGGTGACTCTGTTGCCGCAGATTTTGGGGACGGTGGCTGGAGTGTCTCAGTTTCAACCGCAAGTTTGGTTGGTTATGTTTGTCGGGCAAGCGGCTGCGATCCCCGTATGCAGTAAAGTTCATGCGATCGCGCAAATTGTGGCAGTGGCCTATTTTTGTCTGAATCATTGGCTGTTGCGCTTGCCTTTAAGCGATTTATCCGATCCCGTCGATTTGCGATCGTTTCTCTTTTTGGCGATCGCCGGTATCACCAGCTATTTTATTATTCAACAATACGAGCGCTTGTCTCATGCGGAATGGTCGGTGCGCCAAGAGTTAGATATCGTCAAGAAGCAAGTCAAAAATCTGACACTGTACGATGGTCTGACTCAACTGCCCAACCGCCGCCGCTTTAATGAATATATCGAACAGGAATGGCGACGGATGAAACGCGATCTCAAGCCGCTGTCTTTGATTGTCTGTCGCTTGGATTATTTTAAGCCTTACGTGTATAGCTATGGGTCGCAAACGAGTAATGAATGCTTGAAAACTATTGCCGATGCGATTCAAACAGTAGTGAAGCGTCCGGCAGATATGATTGCTCGCTATCGCGGCGAAATGTTTGCGATTTTGTTGCCGCAAACGAATGCGGAAGGCGCCATGCAAGTGGCCACTTATATTCATTCGGAAATTAGTAGCTTGAAACTGGTGCATCCCAACTCGCCCATTAGTCCTTACGTGACGGTGAGTTTGGGGGTGAGCAGTGCGGTGCCGAGCAATGAAGATTCTGAGGTGACGTTGATTGTCACGGCTGGAGAGGCGCTGGCGGAAGCGCAAGCGTTGGGAGGAGATAATATTATTTTGAAGGCGGCGAATAGTGGGAAGGTTTCTAAGCGCCGGGTTGATGCGAATACGATGGATGGGGAATAG
- a CDS encoding tetratricopeptide repeat protein gives MSNPSPLQQGITCYQHGKYGEAKEIFARIVAAEPEQTDALCLLGMAEKNLGEIKQAIARYQQAISLKPDFVVARFNLGNAFKIDGQRDEAIATYESLLELEPNYAGAHTNLGLLYQEQDRLDRAKQAYQTALEIDPNQIEALYNMGNLYKEQKDFDTAISYYQKAIALQPNFAEAWLNLGNSYYSQDNLSEAIAHYRRAAQINPNYTEAYYTSGNALVEQGCIAEAILDYYRALRVNSAEVRAHMGLAFALLAQGNLKQGFTEYEWRLQTPELSGRTFTQPAWDGSPLNGKTLLLHAEQGFGDSLQMLRYLPWVQEKGAKIIFECRQPLHRLFSLVPDIDTLLAPGEALPEHDCHSSLMSLPHLSGTTLATIPAPLSLELLSIPEPLLLPDTPSKTKVGIVWQGHPEHPQNHRRSCPLSEFSAIFDTPNTEFYSLQKEVGERDRDLLETHNIHPFPNPCQDFLDTAQTIRQLDLVVTIDTAVAHLAGTLGKPTWVLLHFSCDWRWMFVRLDSPWYPSIRLFRQSQPQDWSTVIAQVKQALVLSDANRKSL, from the coding sequence ATGTCTAATCCTTCTCCCCTGCAACAAGGAATTACCTGCTATCAACACGGCAAGTATGGAGAAGCCAAGGAAATTTTTGCCAGAATTGTCGCTGCCGAACCCGAACAAACCGATGCTTTATGTTTATTGGGAATGGCGGAGAAAAATTTAGGAGAGATTAAGCAAGCTATTGCTCGTTACCAACAAGCAATTTCGCTCAAGCCAGACTTTGTTGTCGCTCGGTTTAATTTAGGAAATGCATTTAAAATCGACGGTCAAAGAGATGAGGCGATCGCCACCTATGAAAGTCTTCTCGAACTCGAACCCAACTACGCCGGCGCCCACACTAACTTAGGATTACTCTATCAAGAACAAGATCGACTAGATCGAGCCAAGCAAGCGTACCAAACGGCTCTAGAGATCGATCCGAATCAAATCGAAGCGCTCTACAATATGGGCAACCTCTATAAAGAGCAAAAAGACTTCGATACTGCTATTTCCTATTACCAAAAAGCGATCGCCCTGCAACCCAACTTTGCCGAAGCCTGGCTGAATTTAGGGAATAGCTATTACAGTCAAGATAACCTTTCCGAGGCGATCGCCCATTACCGTCGCGCCGCACAAATTAACCCCAACTATACCGAAGCATATTATACCTCGGGCAATGCGCTCGTCGAACAAGGGTGCATCGCCGAAGCCATCCTCGACTACTACCGAGCGTTGCGCGTTAATTCCGCAGAAGTCCGCGCCCATATGGGACTCGCCTTTGCTCTCCTCGCCCAAGGTAATCTCAAACAAGGATTTACCGAATATGAATGGCGCTTGCAAACTCCCGAGTTGAGCGGGCGCACCTTTACTCAACCTGCCTGGGATGGCAGTCCCCTCAACGGCAAAACCCTGCTGCTCCATGCCGAACAAGGATTTGGCGATAGCCTCCAAATGCTGCGCTACTTGCCCTGGGTACAAGAAAAAGGTGCAAAAATCATTTTTGAGTGTCGCCAACCCCTGCACCGCCTATTTTCCCTCGTTCCAGACATCGATACTCTCCTCGCTCCCGGCGAAGCGCTCCCAGAGCACGACTGCCATAGTTCCCTAATGAGCTTGCCGCACCTGAGCGGAACCACCCTCGCCACCATTCCCGCTCCTCTCAGTTTAGAGCTACTTTCCATTCCCGAACCCTTGCTGCTCCCAGATACTCCATCGAAAACCAAAGTCGGCATCGTTTGGCAAGGGCATCCGGAGCATCCGCAAAACCATCGGCGATCGTGCCCGCTTTCGGAATTTAGCGCTATTTTCGATACGCCGAATACGGAATTTTATAGCCTGCAAAAAGAGGTAGGAGAGCGCGATCGCGACCTCCTAGAAACCCACAATATCCATCCTTTTCCCAACCCGTGCCAAGACTTCCTCGACACTGCCCAAACGATCCGCCAGCTCGATCTGGTCGTAACTATCGATACAGCAGTTGCCCATTTAGCCGGAACTCTCGGTAAACCCACCTGGGTGTTGCTCCACTTCAGTTGCGACTGGCGCTGGATGTTTGTCCGTCTCGACAGTCCGTGGTATCCTAGCATTCGCCTCTTCCGCCAAAGTCAACCTCAAGATTGGTCTACAGTCATCGCGCAAGTGAAACAAGCTTTGGTACTTTCCGACGCCAATCGTAAATCGCTGTAA
- a CDS encoding RNA-guided endonuclease InsQ/TnpB family protein, whose product MIIYEMKLEGGKEQYSQLDEAIRTGRFIRNSIIKAWMNGEIKSRNDAYKYCKALSDNSQFPWARKLNSMARQAHAERAWASIERFYRNCKAKIKGKKGYPKFQKYRVRASVEYKTSGWKLSEDRRYLKFTDQFNAGAFKLWGSRDLHYYQLQQIKRVRVIRRHDGYYAQFLIDHKREKEKELAGKQIGLDVGLNHFYTDSEGKKVDNPRFLRKDERRIKQRQKRLSRKQKGSKNRAKARNRLGRVHLTVSRRRNDWVCKLAQHVIQSNDLVAIENLKVRNMVKNHKLAKSISDAAWYRFRQWLEYFGRIYGVPVIAVEPAYTSQNCSQCGEKVVKTLSTRTHKCPHCGYEAERDQNAAINILKLGLKQLSATVGQTESKASGENPLYLQWETVSSKGTCRKRKSP is encoded by the coding sequence ATGATAATCTATGAGATGAAGCTAGAAGGAGGGAAAGAGCAGTACTCTCAGCTAGATGAAGCCATCCGCACCGGTCGTTTCATCCGGAATAGCATCATCAAAGCATGGATGAATGGGGAAATTAAAAGTCGCAATGATGCCTATAAATATTGCAAGGCGTTATCCGACAATAGCCAATTCCCCTGGGCCAGAAAACTCAATTCAATGGCCAGGCAAGCTCATGCTGAAAGAGCATGGGCATCCATCGAACGGTTTTATCGTAATTGCAAAGCCAAAATCAAAGGAAAGAAAGGGTATCCCAAGTTTCAGAAATATCGGGTTCGGGCATCAGTCGAATATAAAACCTCAGGCTGGAAACTCTCAGAAGATAGGCGCTACCTGAAATTCACTGACCAATTCAACGCCGGAGCATTTAAGCTCTGGGGAAGTCGCGACCTTCATTATTATCAACTCCAACAAATCAAAAGAGTACGAGTAATTAGAAGGCACGATGGTTATTATGCCCAATTCCTGATTGACCATAAACGAGAAAAGGAGAAAGAACTAGCTGGAAAACAAATAGGTTTAGATGTGGGTTTGAACCATTTCTACACGGATTCCGAAGGCAAGAAAGTAGACAACCCTCGCTTTTTGAGAAAAGATGAGCGCCGAATAAAACAACGGCAAAAGCGCTTATCTCGCAAGCAGAAAGGGAGTAAAAATCGAGCCAAAGCTAGGAATCGGTTAGGAAGAGTGCATCTGACGGTTTCTCGCCGACGTAACGACTGGGTGTGTAAATTAGCCCAGCACGTCATCCAATCTAACGATTTGGTCGCGATCGAAAACCTAAAAGTGCGCAACATGGTCAAGAACCACAAATTAGCCAAATCAATTTCCGATGCAGCATGGTATCGCTTTCGGCAATGGTTAGAATATTTTGGCAGGATTTATGGCGTACCCGTAATTGCTGTAGAACCAGCTTATACCTCGCAAAATTGTTCTCAATGTGGGGAAAAAGTGGTAAAAACCTTAAGCACGAGAACCCATAAATGTCCCCATTGTGGATATGAAGCCGAACGGGACCAAAATGCAGCAATCAATATTCTGAAATTGGGCCTGAAGCAATTATCAGCTACCGTCGGGCAGACGGAAAGTAAAGCCTCCGGAGAGAATCCCCTCTATTTGCAATGGGAAACTGTTTCAAGTAAGGGAACTTGTAGAAAGAGGAAGTCTCCTTAG
- a CDS encoding UPF0182 family protein produces MMQPWRSQTLLRLLAIILVALFGAWLFFDVTANTIAEALWFQRLGYLPEFLLRVKTRGILWAIAFLVTSFYLCGNLMIANRIKHPNPSETIDAYPKNPKTIPLGWLLLSVGLLSLVLGLILVQYGQILRDYWPASWESPDLTPPLPPRFRPESAIETVQSLVDSRFDALFLFSFPILVIGLPQLILMAISIIISLGFGVILSSHWARILAGFNPTSFDRIDPLFKQDISFYTFSLPVLHLLEFWLVILSVFALFSTTAIYLLSGKSLALGSFPGFSGKQRRHLQVLSAAVMFSVTYSFALARYEVLYSPTGVIYGASFTDIYIQKPTIEVLSILALAYGIFLLGRSMYWDKKRDIWRKMIGVMLFYLAIAGIASFTLPSIAQRAIVEPNEIERELPFIRRSIEFTRSAFDLDNVEVYPFEPEGELTRADLQNNDLTIDNIRLWDSRPLLMANRQLQQIRLYYKFQDADIERYTLQRKNGVGTVKQQVILAPRELDYAGVPEEAKTWVNEHLVYTHGYGFTLSPVNRVAPDGLPEYYVKDIGAENIGGSRTSISVSDARIKNSIPIGKPRIYYGELTNTYIMTPSAEPELDYPQGDENQYHFYDGSGGVPLNATWKRWLFAKYLRDWEMLLTQSFTPETKVLFRRNIKERVTAIAPFLKFDSDPYLVTANADLGDRHSSEEENYLYWIIDGYTTSDRYPYSDPGKLEFNYIRNSVKVVVDAYHGSVYFFMADESDPIVQTWAKLFPNLFRSLDEMPESLKVHIRYPVDLFSIQSNQLLTYHMTDPQVFYNREDLWRVPREIYGGEQETVKPYYSIVKLPTETNEEFVLLNPFTPASRNNLIAWLAARSDGRNYGRLLLYQFSKQELIYGPEQIDALINQDPDISRQISLWNREGSRAIQGNLLIIPIEKSLLYVEPLYLEAEQNSLPTLVRTIVAYNNKIVMANTLQDALNAIFSENKTAPETPVSSVVPTLED; encoded by the coding sequence ATGATGCAGCCTTGGCGATCGCAAACTCTCCTGCGACTACTCGCAATAATTCTAGTCGCTCTCTTCGGCGCGTGGCTGTTTTTTGATGTCACCGCGAATACCATTGCCGAAGCCTTATGGTTCCAGCGTCTGGGCTATTTACCGGAATTTCTGCTGCGGGTGAAAACGCGGGGTATTTTGTGGGCGATCGCATTTTTGGTCACCTCATTCTACCTGTGCGGCAATCTCATGATTGCCAACCGAATCAAGCATCCCAACCCCTCCGAAACCATCGATGCTTATCCCAAAAATCCGAAAACCATTCCCTTAGGATGGTTGCTCCTCTCCGTCGGATTATTAAGCTTAGTTTTGGGCTTAATTTTAGTCCAGTACGGGCAAATTCTCCGGGACTATTGGCCGGCGAGCTGGGAGAGTCCCGATCTTACGCCTCCGCTCCCTCCTCGCTTTCGTCCGGAGTCCGCCATAGAGACCGTACAATCTCTCGTCGATTCTCGGTTTGATGCCCTATTTTTATTCAGCTTCCCGATTTTAGTTATCGGCTTGCCGCAACTGATTTTGATGGCAATATCCATTATTATTAGTTTAGGATTTGGAGTCATTTTATCAAGCCATTGGGCGCGAATTTTAGCCGGATTTAATCCTACCTCATTTGACCGTATCGATCCTCTATTTAAGCAAGATATTAGCTTCTACACGTTTAGCTTACCCGTACTGCATCTGTTGGAATTTTGGTTAGTCATCTTATCTGTATTTGCCTTATTTTCGACCACAGCCATTTATCTGTTATCCGGTAAAAGTTTAGCCCTAGGAAGTTTTCCCGGATTTTCAGGAAAGCAACGCCGCCACTTACAGGTATTGAGTGCGGCAGTTATGTTTAGCGTCACCTATAGTTTTGCTCTCGCTCGCTACGAAGTGCTTTACTCTCCGACTGGCGTAATTTATGGCGCGAGTTTTACCGATATTTATATTCAAAAGCCCACGATTGAAGTTCTGTCTATTTTAGCCCTCGCTTATGGAATATTCTTATTAGGTCGCTCCATGTATTGGGATAAAAAACGAGATATTTGGCGGAAAATGATTGGCGTCATGCTGTTTTATCTCGCTATTGCTGGAATTGCTAGTTTTACCCTACCTTCCATTGCGCAACGGGCAATCGTAGAGCCGAATGAAATCGAGCGGGAGCTGCCTTTTATTCGGCGCAGTATTGAATTTACGCGATCGGCATTTGACCTGGATAATGTAGAAGTTTATCCCTTCGAGCCAGAAGGAGAACTCACTCGTGCGGATTTGCAAAATAATGACCTAACTATTGATAATATTCGGTTGTGGGATAGTCGCCCTCTATTAATGGCGAATCGACAATTGCAGCAAATTCGCCTGTATTATAAATTCCAAGATGCAGATATCGAGCGCTATACTTTGCAGCGCAAAAATGGCGTGGGAACGGTAAAGCAACAGGTGATTTTAGCCCCGCGAGAATTAGACTATGCAGGAGTACCGGAAGAAGCGAAAACTTGGGTGAACGAGCATTTAGTTTATACTCACGGTTATGGCTTTACCCTCTCTCCGGTTAATCGAGTAGCGCCAGATGGGTTGCCGGAATATTACGTGAAGGATATTGGGGCAGAAAATATTGGAGGTTCGCGCACTTCAATTTCGGTTTCCGATGCCAGAATTAAGAATAGCATTCCCATCGGTAAACCGCGTATTTATTATGGCGAATTAACTAATACTTATATCATGACGCCTTCAGCAGAACCGGAGTTAGACTATCCGCAAGGCGATGAAAATCAATATCATTTTTATGATGGCAGTGGTGGAGTTCCGCTTAATGCCACTTGGAAGCGATGGTTATTTGCCAAATATTTGCGCGATTGGGAAATGTTATTAACTCAATCGTTTACGCCAGAAACTAAGGTATTATTTCGGCGGAATATTAAAGAGCGAGTGACTGCGATCGCGCCCTTCTTAAAGTTCGACAGCGATCCGTATTTAGTGACTGCAAATGCCGATTTAGGAGATCGCCATTCCTCAGAAGAAGAGAATTATTTATACTGGATTATCGATGGGTATACCACGAGCGATCGCTATCCCTATTCCGATCCGGGAAAACTCGAGTTTAATTATATTCGCAATTCCGTTAAAGTAGTTGTTGATGCCTATCATGGCAGCGTCTACTTTTTCATGGCCGATGAATCCGATCCCATCGTCCAAACTTGGGCGAAACTATTCCCGAATTTATTTCGATCGCTCGACGAAATGCCGGAATCTTTGAAGGTGCATATTCGCTATCCTGTAGACCTATTTTCGATTCAATCCAATCAGCTCCTCACCTATCATATGACCGACCCCCAAGTATTCTATAATCGGGAAGATTTATGGCGGGTTCCGCGAGAGATTTATGGGGGCGAGCAGGAAACGGTGAAACCCTATTATTCGATTGTGAAATTGCCGACGGAAACCAATGAAGAATTTGTCTTGCTCAACCCATTTACTCCTGCCAGTCGCAATAATTTAATTGCTTGGTTGGCAGCGCGATCGGACGGTCGAAATTATGGTAGACTATTGTTATACCAGTTCTCCAAACAAGAGCTGATTTACGGACCGGAACAAATCGATGCTCTGATTAACCAAGATCCGGATATTTCGCGGCAAATTTCTCTCTGGAACCGAGAAGGTTCGCGAGCCATTCAAGGAAACTTATTGATTATTCCGATTGAGAAATCTTTGCTCTATGTGGAACCCCTGTATCTGGAAGCGGAGCAAAATAGTTTGCCAACTTTAGTGCGAACGATTGTGGCTTATAATAATAAAATCGTGATGGCCAACACTCTGCAAGACGCCCTCAATGCTATTTTTTCCGAGAATAAGACAGCTCCAGAGACTCCAGTATCCAGCGTCGTCCCAACTCTGGAGGATTAG
- a CDS encoding ribbon-helix-helix domain-containing protein, with amino-acid sequence MTNLNLTLPESINDFVRQQSTKEGYSNANDYILSLITQAQEQAEQQYLEQLLLEGLNSGTPIEVTDEWWEERRNQLVDKINNLS; translated from the coding sequence ATGACTAACTTAAATCTCACTCTGCCAGAGTCTATAAACGACTTTGTTCGCCAGCAGTCTACAAAAGAAGGTTACTCAAATGCCAATGATTATATCTTGAGCTTAATTACTCAAGCACAGGAACAAGCAGAACAACAGTATTTAGAGCAACTATTACTGGAAGGGTTGAATAGTGGTACGCCTATTGAAGTTACTGATGAATGGTGGGAGGAGAGAAGAAATCAGTTAGTCGATAAAATCAATAATCTGTCTTAG
- a CDS encoding PEP-CTERM sorting domain-containing protein (PEP-CTERM proteins occur, often in large numbers, in the proteomes of bacteria that also encode an exosortase, a predicted intramembrane cysteine proteinase. The presence of a PEP-CTERM domain at a protein's C-terminus predicts cleavage within the sorting domain, followed by covalent anchoring to some some component of the (usually Gram-negative) cell surface. Many PEP-CTERM proteins exhibit an unusual sequence composition that includes large numbers of potential glycosylation sites. Expression of one such protein has been shown restore the ability of a bacterium to form floc, a type of biofilm.) yields the protein MQCDRRSTDGVFYGTDFLNSQVSVAPNDIFSHWDAIPSQGVAPTGDFIDFLGNSVTLYSQVDVANKPGGGQKYSYISTSWKPDECETAVTESNSACQKKVPEPSALLGLLAVGAVDSLLERR from the coding sequence ATGCAGTGCGATCGACGTTCCACTGATGGAGTATTCTATGGTACAGATTTCCTCAATAGTCAGGTATCTGTTGCACCTAATGATATTTTCAGTCATTGGGATGCTATTCCCAGTCAAGGAGTTGCTCCTACGGGTGATTTTATCGATTTCTTGGGAAATTCGGTAACTCTTTACAGTCAAGTTGATGTTGCCAATAAACCGGGTGGCGGGCAAAAGTATTCCTATATTTCCACCAGTTGGAAACCGGATGAGTGCGAAACAGCCGTTACTGAAAGCAATTCTGCATGTCAGAAAAAAGTGCCCGAACCTTCAGCACTTTTAGGACTTTTAGCAGTTGGTGCTGTCGATTCTCTTTTGGAGCGACGTTAA